Proteins encoded by one window of Lemur catta isolate mLemCat1 chromosome 12, mLemCat1.pri, whole genome shotgun sequence:
- the RPL37 gene encoding 60S ribosomal protein L37, protein MTKGTSSFGKRRNKTHTLCRRCGSKAYHLQKSTCGKCGYPAKRKRKYNWSAKAKRRNTTGTGRMRHLKIVYRRFRHGFREGTTPKPKRAAVAASSSS, encoded by the exons ATG ACGAAGGGGACGTCATCATTTGGTAAGCGTCGCAATAAGACGCATACGTTGTGCCGCCGCTGTGGCTCTAAGGCCTACCACCTTCAGAAGTCGACCTGTGGCAAATGTGGCTACCCTGCCAAGCGCAAGAGAAAGT ATAATTGGAGTGCCAAGGCTAAAAGACGAAATACCACCGGGACTGGTCGGATGAGGCACCTAAAAATTGTATACCGCAGATTCAG GCATGGATTCCGTGAAGGAACAACACCTAAACCCAAGAGGGCAGCTGTTGCAGCATCCAGTTCATCTTAA